In Pedobacter sp. SL55, the following proteins share a genomic window:
- the murD gene encoding UDP-N-acetylmuramoyl-L-alanine--D-glutamate ligase, with protein MNSNNNISQSNPKQNAVGQARIVILGAGESGVGAAKLAQKQGFDVFVSDFGGIADVYKADLQEMNIPFEENQHTEALILNATEVVKSPGIPSKAPIVKALVEKGVPVISEIEFAKRYTNAKTICITGSNGKSTTSMLTYHILKNAGLNVGLAGNIGHSFAAQVADQEFDWYVLEISSFMLDDMYAFKADIAVLLNITPDHLDRYDYKMANYAASKMRIVQNQTSADAFIYCADDEETNKVLATANIAAQAYPFSIIKKVELGAYLEDNNIYINTNLNNTLTMSISDLALQGKHNIYNSMASGIVAKVLELRNETIRESMGEFKNIDHRLEFVAKINDVTYINDSKATNVNSTWYALESVNSDVVLIMGGVDKGNDYEMLKDLVKSKVKAIICLGKDNKRIHDAFEDDVDVIVNTFSAEEAVQVAYHLAKKGSTVLLSPACASFDLFKNYEDRGNQFKAAVKEL; from the coding sequence ATGAACTCGAATAACAACATATCGCAAAGTAATCCTAAGCAAAACGCTGTTGGACAAGCTCGCATTGTTATTTTGGGTGCAGGCGAGAGCGGAGTAGGTGCGGCCAAATTGGCTCAAAAGCAGGGTTTCGATGTTTTCGTTTCAGATTTTGGTGGCATAGCGGATGTTTACAAAGCTGATCTACAAGAGATGAATATCCCTTTTGAGGAAAACCAACATACCGAAGCGTTGATTTTGAATGCTACAGAGGTGGTTAAAAGTCCAGGTATTCCTTCAAAAGCGCCTATCGTAAAAGCATTAGTAGAAAAAGGCGTTCCGGTAATCTCAGAGATTGAATTTGCAAAGCGTTACACCAATGCCAAAACGATTTGCATTACAGGCTCAAACGGCAAGTCTACTACGAGCATGCTTACGTATCATATCCTAAAAAATGCAGGATTAAATGTTGGTTTGGCTGGCAATATAGGGCACAGCTTTGCAGCACAAGTGGCAGATCAAGAATTCGATTGGTATGTTTTAGAAATATCAAGTTTTATGCTAGATGATATGTATGCGTTTAAAGCAGACATCGCTGTATTGCTCAACATCACACCAGATCATTTAGACAGATACGATTATAAAATGGCCAATTACGCGGCTTCGAAAATGCGTATTGTGCAAAATCAAACCTCAGCCGATGCTTTTATTTACTGTGCAGACGATGAAGAAACGAATAAAGTTTTAGCAACAGCAAATATAGCAGCGCAAGCTTATCCTTTTTCTATTATTAAAAAAGTAGAACTAGGGGCCTATTTAGAAGACAATAACATTTATATCAACACCAATTTAAACAACACATTAACCATGTCAATTTCGGATTTAGCCTTACAAGGTAAGCACAACATTTATAACTCAATGGCTTCTGGCATCGTAGCAAAGGTATTAGAGTTGCGCAACGAAACTATCCGCGAGAGCATGGGTGAGTTTAAAAACATAGACCATAGGTTAGAGTTTGTAGCAAAGATCAATGATGTTACTTACATCAACGATTCTAAAGCTACTAACGTGAACTCTACTTGGTACGCCTTAGAAAGTGTAAACAGCGATGTGGTGCTAATTATGGGTGGTGTTGATAAAGGCAATGACTATGAGATGCTGAAGGATTTGGTAAAAAGCAAAGTTAAAGCAATTATTTGTTTAGGTAAAGATAACAAACGTATACACGATGCTTTTGAAGATGATGTAGATGTAATTGTGAATACTTTTTCTGCAGAGGAAGCTGTACAGGTCGCTTACCATTTAGCTAAAAAGGGCAGTACGGTGTTGTTGTCTCCAGCTTGTGCAAGTTTCGATTTATTTAAAAACTATGAAGATCGTGGCAACCAATTTAAGGCAGCTGTGAAAGAACTATAA
- a CDS encoding FtsW/RodA/SpoVE family cell cycle protein codes for MFNINALLERTKGDRWIWIIIALLSMISIMVVYSATGAIAYKKGISVEKYLLFKHVIFVILGIVMIYIAHLLDYKYYAGISKILMIITIPLLLYTLIFGANLNEASRWVKIPVIGLTFQTSDLAKLSLITFLARMLTRKQENIKDVKNAFLPIMGSVVVVFGLIAKANLSTGLMLFGVSILLLIVGRVSIKQISWVMLGGVVMMFFLVLTTERAGTWKSRVDTFLHPEKQHSDKTYQSDHAKIALATGGVLGKGPGNSTERNFLPHPYSDFIFAIIIEEYGTVGGLAVIILYLVLLYRCVRIVNRSPKAFGALLAAGLSFSLTIQAFANMAVAVGLGPVTGVPLPLVSMGGTSMIFTSIAFGIILSVSRDVEENSGVKKEEKVVVGSIPAMG; via the coding sequence ATGTTTAACATCAACGCACTTCTAGAACGTACCAAAGGCGATCGTTGGATTTGGATCATTATCGCATTGCTTTCGATGATTTCTATCATGGTAGTATATAGTGCCACTGGAGCTATTGCGTACAAAAAAGGCATTTCGGTAGAGAAGTACCTGTTGTTTAAACACGTGATATTCGTGATACTAGGCATTGTGATGATTTATATAGCACACTTGTTGGATTATAAATATTATGCTGGTATTTCAAAAATACTGATGATTATCACTATACCATTGCTGCTTTATACTTTGATTTTTGGAGCGAATTTGAATGAGGCATCTCGTTGGGTAAAAATTCCTGTAATTGGATTGACGTTTCAAACTTCAGATTTAGCTAAACTCTCTTTAATTACATTCTTGGCTAGAATGCTAACGAGAAAGCAAGAGAATATTAAGGATGTAAAGAATGCATTTTTACCAATAATGGGTTCGGTTGTTGTCGTGTTTGGCTTAATTGCTAAAGCCAATTTGTCAACAGGCTTAATGTTGTTTGGCGTAAGTATATTGCTTCTAATCGTAGGTAGGGTTAGTATTAAACAGATTTCTTGGGTGATGCTGGGAGGGGTAGTAATGATGTTCTTCTTAGTTTTAACGACTGAGAGGGCAGGTACTTGGAAGTCTAGGGTAGATACGTTTTTACATCCAGAGAAACAACACTCTGATAAAACATATCAGTCTGACCACGCAAAAATTGCATTGGCAACTGGAGGAGTGCTAGGCAAAGGACCTGGCAACAGTACGGAAAGAAACTTCTTGCCGCATCCATATTCCGATTTTATTTTCGCCATTATTATTGAGGAATATGGAACGGTAGGCGGTTTAGCAGTTATCATTTTATACCTGGTATTGCTTTACCGATGTGTCAGGATTGTTAATCGAAGTCCGAAGGCATTCGGTGCTTTACTGGCGGCGGGATTGAGTTTTAGTTTGACGATACAAGCTTTTGCAAATATGGCGGTAGCGGTAGGTTTAGGTCCGGTAACGGGGGTGCCTTTGCCATTGGTAAGTATGGGTGGTACTTCCATGATCTTTACCAGTATAGCCTTTGGTATTATTTTAAGCGTAAGCCGAGATGTAGAAGAAAATAGTGGTGTTAAAAAAGAAGAAAAGGTGGTGGTGGGAAGTATTCCTGCGATGGGATAA
- a CDS encoding four helix bundle protein, with translation MENNKIDFVTALKNRTKQFVLRSIKLFQSLPKTDEARILGKQFLRSSSSVGANYRAACRARSKAEFYAKLSITIEEADETQFWLEILVESGIVVNDIKDLMKEAGEIVAILTRARKTASDGR, from the coding sequence ATGGAGAATAATAAAATTGACTTCGTTACTGCTTTAAAAAATAGAACAAAACAATTTGTTTTACGCTCAATAAAGCTTTTTCAATCACTTCCAAAAACCGACGAAGCTCGAATTTTAGGTAAGCAATTTTTACGTTCGTCATCTTCAGTAGGTGCAAATTACAGAGCGGCATGTAGAGCAAGATCTAAAGCTGAGTTCTATGCTAAACTGAGTATTACAATTGAGGAAGCTGATGAAACGCAATTTTGGTTAGAAATTTTAGTTGAGTCAGGAATAGTAGTAAATGATATAAAAGATTTAATGAAAGAGGCTGGAGAGATTGTTGCCATTTTAACACGAGCTAGGAAAACTGCAAGCGATGGACGGTAA